A section of the Oryzias latipes chromosome 10, ASM223467v1 genome encodes:
- the thoc3 gene encoding THO complex subunit 3, producing the protein MASQYYQEMQESFRNNSKSREFPAHSAKVHSVAWSCDGRRLASGSFDKTASVFVLEKDRLVKDNNYRGHGDSVDQLCWHPNNPDLFVTASGDKTIRIWDVRTTKCIATVNTKGENINICWSPDGQTIAVGNKDDVVTFIDAKTHRSRAEEQFKFEVNEISWNNDNDMFFLTNGNGCINILSYPELKPIQSINAHPSNCICIKFDPTGKYFATGSADALVSLWDVEELVCVRCFSRLDWPVRTLSFSHDGKMLASASEDHFIDIAEVETGEKLWEVQCDSPTFTVAWHPKRPLLAYACDDKEGKYDNNREAGTVKLFGLPNDS; encoded by the exons atggcgtcgcagTACTATCAGGAGATGCAGGAGAGCTTCAGAAATAACAGCAAAAGTCGGGAGTTTCCGGCTCATTCGGCGAAAGTTCACTCGGTGGCGTGGAGCTGCGACGGCCGGAGGCTGGCGTCCGGGTCTTTCGACAAAACCGCGAGCGTTTTCGTCCTGGAAAAGGACCGCTTG GTCAAGGACAACAACTACAGGGGTCACGGCGACAGCGTGGATCAGCTGTGCTGGCATCCCAACAACCCGGACCTGTTTGTTACGGCGTCCGGAGACAAAACCATCCGCATCTGGGACGTCCGCACCACCAAGTGCATCGCCACCGTAAACACAAAGG GTGAAAACATCAACATCTGCTGGAGTCCAGACGGCCAGACCATCGCCGTCGGGAACAAGGACGACGTGGTGACCTTCATCGACGCAAAGACGCACCGCTCCAGGGCGGAGGAGCAGTTCAAGTTCGAGGTGAACGAGATCTCCTGGAACAACGACAACGACATGTTCTTCCTGACCAACGGCAACGGCTGCATCAACATCCTGAG TTACCCGGAGCTGAAGCCCATCCAGTCCATCAACGCTCACCCGTCCAACTGCATCTGCATCAAGTTCGACCCCACGGGGAAGTACTTCGCCACGGGAAGCGCCGACGCGCTGGTCAGCCTGTGGGACGTGGAGGAGCTGGTGTGCGTGCGCTGCTTCTCCAG gcTGGACTGGCCGGTGAGGACGCTGAGCTTCAGCCACGACGGCAAGATGTTGGCTTCAGCGTCGGAGGATCACTTCATCGACATCGCGGAGGTGGAAACGG GGGAGAAGCTGTGGGAGGTGCAGTGTGACTCCCCCACCTTCACCGTCGCCTGGCACCCAAAGAGACCCCTGCTGGCCTACGCCTGCGACGACAAGGAGGGCAAGTACGACAACAACCGCGAGGCGGGGACGGTCAAGCTCTTTGGCCTTCCCAACGACTCCTAA